Proteins encoded by one window of Salvia splendens isolate huo1 chromosome 7, SspV2, whole genome shotgun sequence:
- the LOC121741701 gene encoding endo-1,4-beta-xylanase 5-like — MANHLNYCFFAIFILIQAIGLQVYAVVPYDHSYTHECLEKPLSPHYNGGIVVNPEFNEGLNGWTSFGYAKIRHEKANDGNKYIAATARNQAHHSVSQQFDFDKDKLYTFSAWLQVSKGSADVAAVFKTANGSIIAGWVSAKEGCWSMLKGGLVVDVSGHAQLYFQCENSTIDIRADSVSLQPFTQEEWKSHQDLNIQKVRKTKVKFQAMDQLNRPIRNATVSMSLRRSNFPLGCAINQNILGNTAYQNWFTSRFHYTVFENELKWYSTERTRGAEDYSVSDALMKFAKSHGISVRGHNILWDDPSRQPSWVPSLSTNDLRAAADRRVDSVTRRYRGQLIHWDVMNENLHFDFFESRLGQGASLKYYLRAQRDDPKTVPFLNDYNTIEECSDAASSPRRYLDKLNGIWKGGFKGTIGIGVQGHFRFANLPYMRSAIDILATAKVPIWVTELDVGPGPDQARDLESIMWELHSHRAVKGIVLWSAWGPQGCYRMCLTDNNFRNLATGDVVDRFKAAAEEEASGMTDAEGFFEASVFHGEYEAKVTHPNGEGFCSVKAISLVPEKASPVFRFNITV; from the exons ATGGCAAATCATTTAAATTATTGTTTCTTCGCCATTTTTATCCTGATTCAGGCCATTG GTCTTCAAGTTTATGCTGTTGTGCCTTATGACCACAGTTACACACATGAG tGTTTGGAGAAGCCTCTGAGTCCTCATTACAATGGAGGTATAGTGGTGAATCCAGAATTCAATGAGGGATTGAATGGATGGACGTCGTTTGGTTATGCGAAAATAAGGCATGAAAAAGCCAACGATGGCAACAAATATATTGCTGCCACTGCTCGAAACCAAGCCCACCATAGTGTTTCCCAACAATTTGATTTTGACAAGGATAAGCTTTACACATTTTCTG CTTGGCTGCAAGTAAGCAAAGGCAGCGCTGATGTAGCAGCGGTTTTCAAGACAGCCAATGGCTCGATAATCGCGGGCTGGGTGTCTGCAAAAGAGGGCTGCTGGTCCATGCTCAAGGGTGGCTTGGTTGTTGATGTTTCTGGCCATGCCCAACTCTATTTTCAG TGTGAAAATTCAACCATAGATATTAGAGCAGACAGTGTGTCACTACAGCCATTTACTCAAGAAGAGTGGAAATCGCACCAAGATCTGAACATACAGAAG GTGCGGAAGACAAAGGTGAAGTTCCAGGCCATGGACCAACTTAACCGCCCCATCCGAAACGCCACCGTCTCAATGAGCCTCCGCCGATCTAACTTCCCTCTCGGCTGCGCCATCAACCAAAACATCCTCGGAAACACGGCGTACCAGAACTGGTTCACGTCCCGGTTCCACTACACCGTCTTCGAGAACGAGCTCAAGTGGTACTCCACCGAGCGCACCCGCGGCGCCGAGGACTACTCCGTCTCCGACGCCCTCATGAAGTTCGCCAAGTCCCACGGCATCTCCGTCCGGGGCCACAACATCCTCTGGGACGACCCCTCCCGCCAGCCCTCCTGGGTCCCCAGCCTCTCCACCAACGACCTCCGCGCCGCCGCCGACCGCCGCGTCGACTCCGTGACGCGGCGCTACAGAGGGCAGCTGATCCACTGGGACGTGATGAACGAGAATCTCCACTTCGACTTCTTCGAGAGCAGGCTCGGCCAGGGCGCCTCCCTCAAGTACTATCTCCGTGCGCAGAGGGATGACCCCAAAACGGTTCCGTTTTTAAACGACTACAACACCATCGAGGAGTGCAGCGACGCGGCCTCCTCGCCGCGGAGATATTTGGATAAGCTCAACGGGATATGGAAGGGAGGGTTTAAGGGGACCATAGGCATTGGGGTGCAGGGGCATTTCAGATTTGCGAATTTGCCGTACATGAGGTCGGCCATTGATATCCTGGCGACTGCGAAGGTTCCGATTTGGGTGACGGAGCTGGACGTGGGGCCCGGGCCGGATCAGGCGCGGGATTTGGAATCGATCATGTGGGAGCTGCACTCGCATAGGGCGGTGAAGGGGATCGTGCTGTGGTCGGCGTGGGGGCCGCAGGGGTGCTACCGGATGTGCTTGACGGATAATAATTTTAGGAATTTGGCGACCGGTGACGTGGTGGATAGGTTCAAggcggcggccgaggaggaggctAGTGGGATGACTGATGCGGAGGGATTCTTTGAAGCTTCAGTGTTTCACGGCGAGTATGAGGCTAAGGTTACTCACCCTAATGGAGAGGGATTTTGTAGTGTTAAAGCGATCAGTTTGGTGCCGGAGAAAGCGTCACCTGTTTTTCGGTTTAACATTactgtataa